The following is a genomic window from Candidatus Paceibacter sp..
CCAAAAAGTGGTGTAAGGCCTAATTAAAGCTCATATCCAGCAACAGCCTTTTGTGCCAATCCTCACCCTTTGGGGGTTCCTCCATTTAATTCCTTTCCATTGTCATTTCGTTATCCATTATATAAGACCTCCCCTTTTTCTATCTCTTTCTTTGCCTACGAATGTTGCTTAAAAGACCTTTCATATTTTACCGTTTCTTCTTTTCCCGTTCCAAAATCAATTGAATTAATTTCTGGAGTTTTTTGTCTTCCTGATATGCATGTAATGTTTTATCTGCATACTCTAAGTTAAATTCCTTTATCTCCTCAGTCAGAAATTGGAGGGACTCTTCTATTCTCCCTCTCGCATATCTAAACTCCGGCATGTCTCAACTCCACCAGATTTTTCTCCGCAATCTCCAGCTGCCATCGTGTGCCAAATATACTAAAATCTTCCATCTGAAATATAGCTTCGTTGAGTAAAGCTGCATACCTGTTTTGATCTCTGATAAATACGGGTATCCCAAGGACTATTGCATTATAATAGAGTATAGGTTTTCTAAAATCCAAAAAGACCGGGATGATATTTATCTCTAACTTTATTTTTCCCATTAAAGAAAGTGTT
Proteins encoded in this region:
- a CDS encoding nucleotidyltransferase domain-containing protein, producing the protein MLYSQRELQNILENYFKEIADTYGVEMAFLYGSWARGYPKESSDVDIAIVFSETDDEDEVFGKITDITLSLMGKIKLEINIIPVFLDFRKPILYYNAIVLGIPVFIRDQNRYAALLNEAIFQMEDFSIFGTRWQLEIAEKNLVELRHAGV